In Brachyhypopomus gauderio isolate BG-103 chromosome 2, BGAUD_0.2, whole genome shotgun sequence, the DNA window CAGAGATGGTACACCTGGAATGCAATTATATGGTTCCTATATTGCATCTGGTACTAACATAAGATCTACCAGTTGCATATCCACCAAAATAGTGAATTCACACACAGTAATGCTCATATTTGTCATATATAATCATGTAACGATAACAAGCAAAACACTTCTTACTTAGCATCTGCCTTTGTGAATCTGTGAAATTTCTTCCACTTCTGAAAGGATTCATGAACGGCCAACACTGGTTGTCAACTGTTGAAGACATTATAATCCATTTGAGGCCTTTGGTCAAAATAATAATGAATTATTATATCAATAGACTTACATTAAAGAATAAAGATGTGACTTACAGTTACAAGTCCTCCACAGTCCAGAATGGGTACTTAGTGACACAGAGGAATTCTCCCTTTTTGAAGTGTCAATAATGTACCAAAAATCGGTTCCGATTGCCAGGACCAGGCACACAAAGCTGAGAAGTCCAAAAGAAGCTACAAACACAGCCAGTCCACTTAAAGTAAGTTTCATTCTGACTGTAGAGGGTTCCCTCATAGACTAAGTTCTGTCGAGCAGTGAGGGCTTCGCGCCTTTGAAAGAGCGGAGGAAAACGCACCTGTCGAGGGTACAACCTGACTGCCAGACCCTCGCATCCGAGTGTGAGGTTTGTGGAAAACGCCAATAGCTACCACAAGAGGGCGGTGTGTTCTACTTTCAGTCAAACAGcaatgatctctctctctctctctctctctctctaataataataataataatgggtGATTTACTGTCAAATGCTCTATTTTCCCTTCATTTAATTAAGCATTTCGACATTTCAAACACCGTAGTGTCCAATGCCCACTTCATTTATTTACTGTTATGAATGAAACGCTTGAACAAGGACGCAGTGATGCGATGCAGTGGATTCTTAGTTTCACCACCTTTGGAAAAATTTACTGCTTGCCAAATCCATGAGGTCCTTAGAGTCTCATAAATGTGATAATACTGGTTTACAAATGTTGATTTTTCCGAATGGGAACACTGGGCAAACTGTGTTATGTGGAACCATCCTTCAGAGATTCATTACATACACGGACATCTTTTTATGATACGTCCAGCTATTCGGCTACGCTATGTAGCAAGGTTTCTACGGCTTGTTAACCACCTCGACGAACATTTGTGCTGACATTAAGGTAGTGGGTTCAGCTAAAACGATGCGTCTGGACTGTCTTTCTTCCTCTGCTTAAGGGCACCAGTCTAAAAGCTAGCTAGCTTTCTTTGCTCGTTGACTTTGGCTAGCTGGCTAGCTTACTTGCAGTTTGTGTTGGGCAGTGTTTACATTATTGGCAGTGTAAACAAAACATTCAAGAACAGAAGGTAGCTGGGTATTTAAACCTGTCCAAATATTTAGTCTCCAGTGAGAAACAACGCCTCAGTAAGACACTCCCCCCCCTCTTGTTTTTAAGAGCAGTATCCTGGACAGGACATGAAGGATGGCCATGGACCAGGTCACCTTGAGAAGTGACACCGTGCTCTCCGATGTGCATCTACTGCTCCCAAACACTCGCCACCTCATGACTCGCCTCAATAGTGTAGGACAGCCAGGTAAGGGGTGCAGGGGTGTTTCTAACCACGCATACTCCCTGTACAGGTCTTAATCACAAGCAGTGTCTACTTCATACCCTGTGTCAAACCTGCATGCATAATAAAGGGGAATTTGAGTCAGCATTCACTATAATAAGCTTGTCTTACAGGGACATGTTTGTTGAGTGCATGCAAAAATAACGTGCTACTTCCAGAACTGAAGATAGGCAGCTATGGTTTGTACAGTTCACCACACCAGCTCAAATAACAAAGACAGcctcaaataaaaaaaaaaaactataagatTGATCTTGTCTATCCATTCCAGCCTGGTGTTCTAACAATCAGTGTCAGCCATATAATGAAGACTTATGTTTAAATCAGGAGACAGTGTCCTGGCTAATCATCCTTGGGCATCCCTGCTCAGTAAAACAGCTTATTTCCAAAAAACTGCTTCCTGGAAAGTTTTCGTAAAGAAAAATAAGTAATTGAAAACTGGTGTTATGTTGGTTTCTTCTGTTGTTATTCTGTTCAAAGTCTCCCTGGAGCTTGTTGCCATATAAGAGAATGTAGGCATGATTTAAGATCCCTGGCTTCCTAGGGGGAACCTTTTTTACCAACAAATATTGCTACAATTGTCCTTTTGGGGATTTTTAAAGGTATAATACTTAGATGTAGAATGCAGGCACACTCTGAATTGTGATTTGTTAGCCTTTTAAAGCCAGTTGAAGGGGGTTAGATAATGACTCCCTATACGGAGGCAAGGCAGGCCCCTGAGGTTATCACCATCAGCGCTATGTCACTTGTGGCCCATTATGCTTCCAGTTGCTGCCCGGTTCACAGTTAAGCTCGACGGCTTCTCTCAGATAAATGAGGGGCGGCGTTTTCACGGGGCGCGTGACCGTCCAACAGAAGGCGTTACTTTTAGCCGAACCAGCGCCGACCCGCCGCCGAGCTTGTCGGTTCCCTTCCATGAACTCTGGGAAAGGCACCACGCGGCATCATCACGACCGCAGCGTCTGCGGGTCCTACACGTCGCGGCGTACGATTAGAACTTGGATCCAATCGAACTTGGATCGCGTTCACTCCTGCAGTCGTCTGGGTAATTAGAACGATTTGTGCAATATTTCcgtacacgcccccccccccccccccccccccccccccccaccaaaccccctccccccacccccggtAGCATCAGTTCCACAATAGAGTGGTTGCCATGTAATTACATAAAGCCGTACATCGCAACATGATCCTGAAGCGTTATTGCTGTTCTCCTCTGTCTTGAAGTAGAAATTCCCTGAACGAAGCCCCTAAGTCAGAGCGAGGATAATACCAGATGCTCTTGTAGCAATAAATATGAACACAGCGGAGCAGAGAGAGCGCAGAGTTCCCCTGACGCCAGATAGACTCGGACTTGCTTCTTAATGAGACCATGAGTCACTGGCCCAGGCTTTATAAGACAGACACTGTCTGTCATAGGATACATTACATAAGTCTAATTAACTTAAGAATCTCCAAACACCCATCCTGTCTGGCCAGGCTGCCAAACAGCTGGGGTCCCTTTACCCACGTCGTCTATAGCTGTAAACTCAATAAACAAAAACCTCAATAAAGTCAGATTTACAGgggtgtgtgtaacagtgtgcGTGTACCGGGCGTCTGCGATGAGTGTGACTTACATCCCACGATGCATCTGTGCCCAgtctttgtgtcaaagttcaAGATCCTGTGGGCGGAGGAAGTAAAGTCAGAGACGTGTGAGGGGCGATCTCCcaaagaggaggaggtggtggtagaacaccacctcctcGATGATGACggggtagaacaccacctcctcGATGATGACGGGGTAGAACACCACTTCCTCGATGATGACGGGGAAGAACACCACCTCCTCGATGATGACGGGGAAGAACACCACCTCCTCGATGATGACGGGGACCTGGACGTGACGCGGAGGCCCGTGAACGTGGCACCCGACCGAGAGGGCGTTCACCCAGCCATCCTCAGCCTGTCCGCGGAGGTGACCGGTGATGAAGACGATGAGGTGGAGGAAGAAGCCTGCTTGAAGGATGTCATCAGAATCGGTTAGGGATTCTGCTGTTAGCGTTTTTCATTTCTGGCTGGAGTGAGCCAGTTTTGATTATATATacaggtgtcaattccaggttcatagattaaaagtcctcaccaggattttgctcaagcttgctagattttctaattagcagtccaggtaaaattagtggaatcaacacaatccaggaagcctgagcaaaatcctggtgaggacttttaatctatgaacctggaattgacacctctaattaTATATGAGGCTGTGTGAGTTTATGTAGAACTGCCTAGATTAAAACTTGTCCATAATATGTCTCCATGAAACAGTCTGTGTTTTGCAGAAATAAATAATTAGTCCACATTTGGAACTCAATCACATATTTATTGGCAATTCTCCAATGAAATTGTCTTCTGGACTCTTTCTGTCCCGGTTGATGTGTCTTCCGCAGAGCACACGATGGCCACAATGCTGGAGGACGTTGGGAAGCAAGTACGTACATGCcctgctaacatgctaacattaGCTTGCACTGCGTTGAACTGTTGGGACTCCATTCTGGCTGAAGTAGTTTTGGCCGTGCTCTACAGGTTTGGCGGGGAGCTTTGCTGTTATCCGACTTCATCCTCTCGCACCGTGCCATGTTCCAGGGAGCGACCGTCCTCGAGCTGGGGGCGGGAACCGGCCTCGCCAGCATCGTCATGGCGAGCGTCGCCAAAATGGTGTACTGCACAGGTACTCTCGGCAGTTTTGTGTACTGAATAGAGCTTTTGTTGTTTGGTAAATATTTTTGGTAAAGTGTTGGGACACCTGCATATTTCATCAACAAGAGCTTTAATAACGTAATTCCGTTGTAAATCCATTAATTATGCGTTAATGAGGAGTTGGTTCCCCTGCAGCTATAACAACTTTCCCTCTTCTAGGGAGACAGATGGCCTGTCTGCCTTTATGGGCTTTGCTTTGTGTACCGGCTCACATGTATGCTGGAGCAGAGAACTTTTCCCAAACTGTTCACTAAAAAGTTGGAAGCATTGCAACAGCCAAGAAGGTCTTGGTATTGTGAAGATTTACCTGTACTGAAACGAAGGGGCTTAGACCAACATATGAAAACAAGCCCACAGCATTATCCCACCTCCAACAGACTTTACAGTTGACACAGCGCAGTAGATCACGCCGTCGGCCTCATTAAACCCAGACTTTGGCCCAGCAGTCTGTGATTTGCACGTTATTTCCAGTGCATTTGGGACTCGATCACTGTGGAAGGCctacctctcttcctctcttctcttaccCTTCTTTTCCTAACTGAGTTTCAGCTGTAATTGTTCGTATTATTCATGGTGTTGCATAAACTGTCTCATGTAATAAGCTTTTTTAGAAGGCCCATGTGGTGATTAGTTTaacgttttgtttttttgtttttttttaacagtatCACAAGTTGAAAatgaaattattttttaatatatgATACTTGTTTACTTTCTTATCTTGCACTTCATTGTATggggtgtgctgtgtgtgttcattcccagatttgtctgtgtgttgcaGATGTTGGTGAAGACCTTCTCAGCATGTGTCAGAGAAACGTGTCTCTGAACAAGCGCTTTATTGATCCTGCAGGTGAGGATCATTGGCCttcattattaacattattagaCTGGccactgagagggagagagagagagagagagagagagagaaagggggagattGCAGGGTGCATATGGGAGTGCAGGAGAGGTCCATCACGTGTCCTTAACGGTCCTGGTCTTGTTCTCCTCCAGCCGAGCACGAGGTGAAGGTGAGGCACCTCGACTGGACCGCTGACGATTTCCCCCCAGGTAGGTGGACGCGGGCAGACTCTCGCCCGCTGTGCCCACGGGGCCCCGGAAAGGTCAGTTCGTTCACTGGCTCGTGCGAGAAACCCTCTGACGTCCGCCCTCGTCCCCAGACGTGGACTCCCAGTTCGGCTGGAGCGGAGACGAGGTGGCGCAGCTTCACGACGACGCCACGTTCCTGATGGCGGCAGAcggtgagggagaggagagcgCCAGCACGAGGAGCTGGCGCTCGTTTGTCTTACAGACCCGGTTCTGGTTCGGTTCTGGCTGCAGCCTTTCTGAGGATTCGCCGTGGCACACCACGTCACCCAACAGCGACACTGACTGACACTGTCCTGCAGTGTTACtctcactcacatcactcataTGAGTACTAAGCCCACTATCCGGTAACTAACACAGGGACTCTGCTGTGTTAAGACCACCATATTATCCAATCAGCAGTGCTTCCTGTGAGAAACTGACcaatgatgagagagagagtggttgaCTTGGCAGTTGTATAATTATTCACTTCTAAAATGCACTTAGTAGATGGATTTAATGGACAAACTTAACAGAAGGATGTTTTTTCTCTTATATTTGCAAGTAATAGACAAGGTCTTGTGTCCATGGACATGCTACTCAAAAACATTTCTCCATGAGCTTGCATGTTAAGAATATTCTGGAACAAGAAATCATCGCAAATGCAACCATACGTGGAATTTGCAGTAATGCTGGAACTGGTGACCATTAATGAAGTTCTGGCTTCCCCTTAGCTGCTCTTAAATGCAGCATTCTCTGTCTGTATTGGCCTAAACAGGAAACTGTTGTTTTACCCCCCCCCAGTTTGCTATGACGACGACCTCACCGATGCCCTGTTCCGAACTCTGTACCGAATCACCAGCAACCTGCACCACCCCAGCACAGCCTACTTCTGCATCGAGAAAAGGTAACGAGAGCTTGGTCAGCTACTCAAACGCTGGGCCAGTGCACGTGTCGGACCTCCGTCCCAGAATACCACACTGACTGCACGATTTATCATATTTTTCCTCATTTAAAACACCTGGTCATACCTGTCAGCGAGGCCCATTAAAAAGCCCATGGGGCCTCTCCTTGACTTTATCTGCCATCTGCATGAATCTCATAGCCTGACCTTGTGGgtgacgccccccccccccccccccccgccccttgACCCCCCCCGCAGGCTGAACTTCACCCTGCGTCACATGGACGTGTCCTGTGAGGCCTACGACCACTTCCACCACCGCCTGCAGCAGCTGGCGTCCCTGAGCGACGGGAAGACGCGGTTTGTCGTGGCGCGCCTGCCCTGCTCCTTCCCCCAGGTCTTCCAGTACGAGCGCGTGGACCAGCTGGTGCGCACCGTCCGCCCTCGGCACGCCCCTTCAGGACACACCCCCCGCCGTGATTGGTTCCTTAGCTAGCAGCCGCATCTCGGCACGCCCTTCAGGGCACACCTCCCGCCGTGATTGGTTCCTTAGCTAGCAGCCGCATCTCGGCACGCCCTTCAGGGCACACCTCCCGCCGTGATTGGTTCCTTAGCTAGCAGCCGCATCTCGGCACGCCCTTCAGGACACACCTCCCGCTGTGATTGGTTCCTTAGCTAGCAGCCACCCCTCGGCACGCCCTTCAGGACACACCTCCCGCTGTGATTGGTTCCTTAGCTAGCAGCCACCCCTCGGCACGCCCTTCAGGGCACACCTCCGGCTGTGATTGGTTCGTTAGCTAGCAGCCACACCTCAGCATGCCCTTCAGGGCACACCCCCTGCTGTGATTGGTTCGTTAGCTAGCAGCCACACCTCAGCATGCCCTTCAGGGCACACCCCCCGCTATGATTGGTTCCTAAGCTAGCAGCCACACCTCGGCACACCCTTCAGGGCACACCCCCCGCTATGATTGGTTCCTAAGCTAGTAGCCACACCTCcagtagtttttttttccagtcaCGTCTCCACCTTTAGGAAGAGTTGTTGTATTCTTGTTTTACTCTGTTGTCAAATTGACAAATTTTTGTCGACAGTGACAAGTTCCCTCCACTTTAAGAAACCTTACAAAATGTCCAGAAGTGTTACATAatgacttttctttttttttctttgttttttcacAGGAGATTTGGAAGGTGTCTGCATCCCCCCTTTAACCTACACGTAACTCACCCACTGAACAATATCAAGGGCCTCTCTTGGCAAAGTTAAGGAAGGTTAAGTGAACTGTTCTGGAATCAGCATCAGTGTGCCGTTGAAGGAGAGCTTTCTAATGGGAGTGAACTGTTCTGGAATCAGCATCAGTGTGCTACTGAAGGAGAGCTCCCTAAAGAGACCCTAGTTTTAAATTACACACGTCGGTGTAGAAATGGTAAAAGATTTCAGCATGTTATAGTGCTCAGTGCTGTGAAATGAAACTGCTTATGAAAGCATGTAGTGTATTTTAGCTTGAATCGTTATTACCTAAATTATGTGTGATGGTGGGAAAGTGGGAGAGAAGATGCCGTAACTGGTATCTTAAATTTTATTTACTGgtatctttaatttattttcttTCCAGACCAGTATTTGAATGGAGCGATGTGCCTTAAAATAGCAGCTTGCCAGGTTGTTTCTACTTTTTTGAGGGTCTTTATGAACGTATCTGTGTAAATCATCAGATTACAGCCTGACCCACTAGGCTGCGCTCTACCTCCCCGCCCTCTGTAAACTCCTCCGATTTAAACAGGTAGAGTATCGTTTGTTTTGATCTGGGAGTATTATTTACCTGTTTACCCCAACAGGCAAGTCCTAGATCTAAAATACAAAGGTGGCATGTTCTAGCAGAAGGTCCTCACACGATAAGCGCCCTACAGTGCTTCATCAAGGTGATGCTTGATTGCACAAACGCTCTCCAGTCAAAACGAGGGTTAATGAGACCTATTTGAGAACCATTAACCTATTCAAGTATGCTGGGGCCAGAGCTGCACTATACTGACACCTCAGCAGAAGTGGAAACACCACTAATTGgaaatgtatatatacatatttgaacaaataaaaataagcaCAAGGTCTGAAATAGTTATTTTTAGTTCTCTTTTAGGGTGGGTATTCATATAATCTGAAATGAATGAGTGCCATTTTTGTTACTTTAAAGTGTTGGCAAAAGTCAGTCGGCATGCAGAAGCAGTTGTTCTCAAAGTGGATCTTTTTATTGTGGAACAGGAGTCAGTGTGTACATATCAGTCAAAAGATGGAGAGAAGCCATCTGTGGGTGCTAAACCTGAATGACCCAGTCAGACCCAGTCAGGACCAGTCAGGCCCAGGCCCAGTCAGACCCCACCGTTGCCACACTTCACCCCAATGGTTTATGTGCGAGGCTTCATAGCTGGTTGCTGACCTTGAAGCCTGGGCAGAGAAATTGTACAAGCCTTTTTCTCCAACAGTGATAAATGTGCAGTGTCTGTAAGTCCTGCGTGGTTCTCAGAGGCAGACTCTGATTTAAGGGCCACGGAGACTAAATAAAAAGGGTACCTTCTGCACAACATGGGGCCCCACCAGGACTCGGTACGCAAAAAGCTAATGGCTTATTTATCCACTGGAGTGTCATGTCTCCattagaggagtgtggagggtgCTCCATAACGGCACCCTTTACCAGCGGAGTGACACCCTCAGGGAGCATCACGTTTAGATCACTGGAAGGCCAATGCATCATGTTTCCTCCACTAGACGGGCCCTCATTAAGACACGTTAGCGCATGTTCTTGCATTAGAGGGCATGTCGTCGTTATTTATTGCATGAAGGGGCACCCTACAGGGCGCTAAATCATTTTTCCCCCATGTGCCACTCTAGAGGGCAGTTTGGTTGCACTTTTTCAACCACGGGGACACCACTACCTCCCAGCCCTAGAAGTTCACCGGTGGTGATTCTAAATCGTTACAGGGCACAGCTATAATTAAGCAGAGGTCGCATTTGTCCAGAGTTCAGCCACATTCTGAGAAGCTGGAGACAAACGGAGTGATGAGAAAATTATATTTGACAACTAGATGTTTAATTGCATGGGATTTCACCTCAAAGAAGCTTTACAGCAATCTGGGGCTGGAGCCGTATGAGCAAGACGAAGGCACAAAACATTCCTTGGCTAATATGCTAATCATGACAGTCTTTTCCAATCAtgcaatatttttttatttatcgaTTAAATTCTCCATCAAGTCAGGGATGCTTGGTGCCAGATTGATTACCAATGGGTCAGGATGACCTAATAATGAAAAGATACATTTATTTCACATACATTTATTTTCTCCATAGAATAAGCTAGTTTGGCCTCTGATAGCAACCAAAGGTTCTTCCACATACTGCATTCTGCAACCTCACTAGATCCACTAGTCTTACACACTGACCCTTTAACTAGGGATAGGTGACCCTAGCAAGACTTATATATGCACCCTTTAACTAGGGATAGGTGACCCTAGCAAGACTTATATATGCACCCtttaactagggacaggtgaccCTAGCAAGACATATATACTCACCCTTTAAGTAGAGACTTATATACTCACCCTTTAAGTAGAGACTTATATACTCACCGGTCCAGTCAGAAAACGTGCAGAAAAAATGAAGCCAAAAACACAATAATGTAAAAGGTGCTCAAACAAAACCCACGACATTTAAACAATAACACAATAAATATAGGCAAggacaaacaaccctcaggtggcCAACCCACTAATGGGTACCACCTACCTGAAGGGTGGGAACAccacaaaacaacacaaacactgctgcTGCCGACAGTggcggccagcagggggcatcCGTACCGTGACACTCACCCTTTAGGTATAGGTGATCTTAGCAAGACTTCCTACATGACCTCTATGATTTGACATAAACAGTGTACCGTATCTGACTGTATACACAGGAGAGTGCTTTAAACATGGAGGCACATCTCTCTCTTGTTGCTGATGTATACCAGAAAATCATGTGTTTGAAGATTTACACTTAGAATTCACAAATATACCTGAAAAACATCTCAAAGAGGGCCTGAAATCTAAGGAAAGGAACGGCTTCGACCCATCGTGAGGGCAAAGGTACTTGTAACCTCCGAGGAGGGTAGAGGTCCAATATTAATGTATTTGTGCCATAGAGGGCGGCTTAAGAACAGCCAGACCTTTATCTTCA includes these proteins:
- the mettl22 gene encoding methyltransferase-like protein 22 isoform X2; the protein is MAMDQVTLRSDTVLSDVHLLLPNTRHLMTRLNSVGQPVFVSKFKILWAEEVKSETCEGRSPKEEEVVVEHHLLDDDGVEHHLLDDDGEEHHLLDDDGDLDVTRRPVNVAPDREGVHPAILSLSAEVTGDEDDEVEEEACLKDVIRIEHTMATMLEDVGKQVWRGALLLSDFILSHRAMFQGATVLELGAGTGLASIVMASVAKMVYCTDVGEDLLSMCQRNVSLNKRFIDPAAEHEVKVRHLDWTADDFPPDVDSQFGWSGDEVAQLHDDATFLMAADVCYDDDLTDALFRTLYRITSNLHHPSTAYFCIEKRLNFTLRHMDVSCEAYDHFHHRLQQLASLSDGKTRFVVARLPCSFPQVFQYERVDQLEIWKVSASPL
- the mettl22 gene encoding methyltransferase-like protein 22 isoform X1, producing MAMDQVTLRSDTVLSDVHLLLPNTRHLMTRLNSVGQPVFVSKFKILWAEEVKSETCEGRSPKEEEVVVEHHLLDDDGVEHHLLDDDGVEHHFLDDDGEEHHLLDDDGEEHHLLDDDGDLDVTRRPVNVAPDREGVHPAILSLSAEVTGDEDDEVEEEACLKDVIRIEHTMATMLEDVGKQVWRGALLLSDFILSHRAMFQGATVLELGAGTGLASIVMASVAKMVYCTDVGEDLLSMCQRNVSLNKRFIDPAAEHEVKVRHLDWTADDFPPDVDSQFGWSGDEVAQLHDDATFLMAADVCYDDDLTDALFRTLYRITSNLHHPSTAYFCIEKRLNFTLRHMDVSCEAYDHFHHRLQQLASLSDGKTRFVVARLPCSFPQVFQYERVDQLEIWKVSASPL